A genomic window from Nitrospiria bacterium includes:
- a CDS encoding DUF4321 domain-containing protein — protein sequence MAVLRKTPWLLIFFIIAGGLFGGVLGEVLKSISPEGPLRDFFLKAYTLGLDPPFKLDLGLISLTLGFTFKLNLLSFLGILLGIFIYKQA from the coding sequence ATGGCTGTTTTAAGAAAAACCCCGTGGCTTTTGATTTTTTTTATCATAGCGGGTGGTTTGTTTGGAGGCGTATTGGGAGAGGTATTAAAATCGATCTCTCCAGAAGGGCCTCTGCGAGACTTTTTCCTAAAAGCCTACACGCTGGGCCTTGATCCCCCCTTTAAATTGGACCTCGGTTTGATTTCCCTGACTCTCGGTTTTACCTTCAAGTTAAATCTTTTGAGCTTTCTCGGGATCCTTTTGGGAATTTTTATCTACAAACAGGCCTAA